The following are encoded together in the Lathyrus oleraceus cultivar Zhongwan6 chromosome 3, CAAS_Psat_ZW6_1.0, whole genome shotgun sequence genome:
- the LOC127129339 gene encoding uncharacterized protein LOC127129339: MHLASTNQHDQHIKLVNKPHFSIKTDDIKGFESLRSNFPIMNEGKNVKTFLVNNQKSGKERYNNPKMLNAIRKDYVASEIKTLGSVYRKVSRKLPREKNSEFNLDYSLPKVHPPSNN; the protein is encoded by the exons ATGCATCTTGCCAGCACTAATCAACATGATCAACATATCAAGTTGGTGAACAAACCACATTTCTCTATCAAG ACCGATGACATAAAAGGTTTTGAATCCTTACGAAGTAATTTTCCAATAATGAATGAAGGAAAAAATGTGAAGACTTTCTTGGTCAATAATCAAAAGTCAGGAAAAGAAAGATACAATAACCCAAAAATGCTCAATGCTATAAGAAAAGATTATGTTGCTTCAGAAATCAAAACACTGGGCTCAGTTTATAGGAAAGTTTCTCGCAAATTACCTAGGGAGAAAAATTCTGAATTTAACTTGGACTATTCACTACCCAAAGTGCATCCTCCTTCAAATAACTAG